The Urbifossiella limnaea genome has a window encoding:
- a CDS encoding fused MFS/spermidine synthase, producing MTRGAERADRLLYAVFACSGAAALVFEVSWSRQVGLVLGNTADSVAVVLAAYFAGLAVGQTLGSRIARRVSPLVGYSLCELLAAAWGLGLPSVLAAWDAPAEARAAWCFAVLLPATAPLGATFPLLAGHLSRRTPGGGRRVALAYAANTVGGVVGVLAASAGGLVVVGVTASSYLAAGVCAGCGATALALARRGGVAAVPAAASSGGAGWWVGLAALSGLATLGLEVLYARMFALVLHNSTTSFGVVLATFLAGLALGAAAAAALGRRVGPARLAVAAAGLGAVAVLTSVVLFVRLTGLNDFEAGDTPAGYFAGVLALAVAVVLPPVVLLGMVLPAAFAGAGGALGRVVAANTLAAAVGSVAAGYLWLPALGLWWAFSVPAALLALPAVAALVARGRVVAGGGLAALVAAAVMLVGASPRQPTGDEAARGEEIIRRWETPYGWIDVVRSRADGSFRVRENLHYRHGSTGANAAREYRQGRLPLLLHPAPREVAFLGLGTGLTAAPVVADCGVERAVVVELIPAVVEAARLLGDANRGVVDHPKVEVRVDDARHYLRRTDRRFDVVVSDLFVPWESRAGYLYTIEHAAAVRRCLRPGGLFCQWVALYQVGPDEFELIADTLAAVFPTVTVWWGQFDARYGMVALVGSDAPLVLDPDRLAARFDAAGDPPGGADPELAAPASLPDLYAGDWPARPGRRLNTDEHPWLEFTAPLSQRTARTLTGPRLRAYFDAVLGVLPADGVRFDGPLAGLAGPTRRREAQRLGLTGR from the coding sequence GTGACGCGCGGGGCGGAACGGGCCGACCGGCTGCTCTACGCCGTATTCGCGTGTTCGGGTGCGGCCGCGCTCGTGTTCGAGGTGTCGTGGTCGCGGCAGGTCGGGCTCGTCCTCGGTAACACGGCCGATTCGGTGGCTGTGGTCCTCGCGGCGTACTTTGCCGGCCTCGCCGTCGGGCAGACGCTCGGCAGCAGGATCGCGCGGCGGGTCAGTCCACTCGTCGGGTACAGCCTCTGCGAACTACTCGCCGCGGCATGGGGGCTCGGGCTCCCGTCGGTCCTCGCCGCGTGGGACGCACCTGCAGAGGCTCGCGCCGCGTGGTGCTTCGCCGTCCTGCTCCCCGCCACGGCCCCGCTCGGGGCGACGTTCCCACTCCTCGCCGGGCACCTGTCACGCCGCACTCCCGGGGGCGGCCGCCGGGTCGCGCTCGCTTACGCGGCGAACACCGTCGGCGGGGTGGTCGGCGTGCTCGCGGCCAGCGCCGGGGGGCTGGTCGTCGTCGGGGTCACGGCGAGCAGTTACCTCGCCGCGGGGGTGTGCGCCGGCTGCGGCGCCACGGCGCTGGCGCTGGCCCGACGCGGCGGGGTGGCGGCCGTCCCCGCGGCCGCGTCGTCCGGCGGGGCGGGCTGGTGGGTCGGGCTGGCGGCGCTGTCCGGGCTGGCGACGCTCGGGCTCGAAGTGCTCTACGCCCGGATGTTCGCGCTGGTGCTGCACAACAGCACCACGAGTTTCGGCGTCGTCCTCGCCACGTTCCTTGCTGGCCTCGCGCTCGGGGCGGCGGCCGCGGCGGCGCTCGGCCGGCGCGTCGGTCCCGCCCGACTCGCCGTTGCCGCCGCCGGTCTTGGGGCGGTGGCCGTACTCACCTCCGTCGTCCTTTTCGTGCGCCTCACCGGCCTCAACGACTTCGAGGCCGGCGACACCCCGGCCGGCTACTTCGCCGGAGTGCTGGCGCTGGCGGTGGCGGTCGTCCTGCCGCCCGTCGTGTTGCTCGGAATGGTGCTTCCCGCAGCCTTCGCAGGGGCGGGAGGGGCGCTGGGGCGGGTCGTGGCGGCGAACACGCTCGCGGCGGCGGTCGGCTCCGTCGCCGCCGGCTACCTGTGGCTCCCGGCGCTCGGCCTGTGGTGGGCGTTCTCGGTGCCCGCGGCGCTGCTCGCGCTCCCCGCCGTCGCCGCACTCGTGGCTCGCGGGCGGGTCGTGGCCGGCGGCGGGCTCGCGGCGCTGGTCGCGGCGGCGGTTATGCTGGTGGGCGCGAGCCCACGGCAGCCGACGGGGGACGAGGCCGCTCGCGGCGAAGAGATCATTCGCCGCTGGGAGACGCCCTACGGCTGGATCGACGTGGTCCGCTCTCGGGCCGACGGGTCGTTCCGGGTGCGAGAGAATCTCCACTACCGGCACGGCTCGACCGGCGCGAACGCGGCCCGCGAGTACCGCCAGGGGCGGCTCCCGCTGCTGCTGCACCCGGCCCCGCGCGAGGTCGCCTTCCTCGGTCTCGGCACCGGGTTGACGGCCGCGCCCGTCGTCGCCGACTGCGGCGTGGAGCGGGCGGTGGTGGTCGAACTCATCCCGGCGGTAGTAGAGGCGGCGCGGCTGCTCGGCGACGCCAACCGCGGGGTGGTGGACCACCCGAAGGTCGAGGTGCGCGTGGACGACGCGCGGCACTACCTCCGCCGCACCGACCGGCGGTTCGACGTGGTGGTGTCGGACCTGTTCGTGCCGTGGGAGAGCCGCGCCGGCTACCTGTACACGATCGAGCACGCCGCGGCGGTGCGGCGATGTCTGCGGCCGGGCGGGCTGTTCTGCCAGTGGGTGGCACTGTACCAGGTCGGCCCGGACGAGTTCGAGCTGATCGCCGACACCCTCGCCGCGGTGTTCCCGACGGTGACCGTCTGGTGGGGCCAGTTCGACGCGCGGTACGGGATGGTGGCGCTCGTCGGCTCCGACGCGCCGCTGGTGCTCGACCCGGACCGGCTGGCGGCGCGGTTCGACGCGGCCGGCGACCCGCCGGGCGGGGCGGACCCGGAGTTGGCCGCGCCGGCGTCACTCCCGGACCTGTACGCCGGCGACTGGCCCGCCCGCCCCGGCCGGCGGCTGAACACCGACGAGCACCCGTGGCTGGAGTTCACCGCCCCGCTGAGCCAGCGGACCGCCCGCACCCTGACCGGCCCCCGCCTCCGCGCGTACTTCGACGCCGTTCTCGGTGTGCTCCCGGCGGACGGCGTCCGGTTCGACGGCCCCCTCGCGGGCCTCGCCGGCCCCACCCGCCGCCGCGAGGCCCAGCGACTCGGCCTGACCGGTCGTTAG
- a CDS encoding efflux RND transporter permease subunit yields the protein MSVFRGELQFPVQVRLGPDWRDRLDAIRQIRVTDKAGRPVPLEQLAALKLEEGPAQISRDAIRRRIVIPCNVRGRDLAGFVGEARAAVDREVTLPTGYTVAWGGTFKNLQEASARLAVAVPVALVMIFVLLHSTFNSAKLALLIFLNVPMASTGGVFALWLRGLPFSISAGVGFIALFGVAVLNGVVLVTYIVDLRKAGRDPAAAAFDGSMMRLRPVLMTASVATLGVIPMAVSAGSGAEVQRPLATVVIGGRVTSTLLTLFVIPAVYRWFDPSSGQAAA from the coding sequence GTGTCCGTATTTCGTGGGGAACTCCAGTTCCCGGTCCAGGTCCGTCTCGGCCCCGACTGGCGCGACCGGCTCGACGCGATCCGCCAGATCCGGGTGACGGACAAGGCCGGCCGCCCGGTGCCGCTGGAGCAGCTGGCGGCGCTGAAGCTGGAGGAGGGGCCGGCCCAGATCAGCCGGGACGCGATCCGGCGGCGAATCGTGATCCCGTGCAACGTCCGCGGCCGCGACCTGGCCGGGTTCGTCGGCGAGGCCCGGGCGGCGGTGGACCGGGAGGTGACGCTGCCGACCGGGTACACGGTTGCCTGGGGCGGGACGTTCAAGAACCTTCAGGAGGCGAGCGCCCGGCTGGCGGTCGCGGTGCCGGTCGCGCTGGTGATGATCTTCGTCCTCCTCCACTCGACGTTCAATTCGGCCAAGTTGGCGCTGTTGATCTTCCTGAACGTGCCGATGGCGTCCACCGGCGGCGTGTTCGCGCTGTGGCTGCGCGGGCTGCCGTTCTCCATCTCGGCCGGCGTCGGGTTCATCGCCCTGTTCGGCGTCGCGGTGCTGAACGGCGTGGTGCTGGTGACCTACATCGTGGACCTGCGGAAGGCGGGTCGCGACCCCGCGGCCGCGGCGTTCGACGGGTCCATGATGCGGCTCCGGCCGGTGCTGATGACCGCATCGGTGGCGACGCTGGGGGTCATCCCGATGGCCGTGTCGGCGGGCTCCGGGGCGGAGGTGCAGCGGCCGCTGGCCACGGTCGTCATCGGCGGCCGGGTCACGTCCACGCTCCTGACGCTGTTCGTGATCCCGGCCGTGTACCGCTGGTTCGACCCGAGCAGCGGACAGGCGGCGGCCTGA